A single region of the Malus sylvestris chromosome 8, drMalSylv7.2, whole genome shotgun sequence genome encodes:
- the LOC126632394 gene encoding protein SIEVE ELEMENT OCCLUSION B-like isoform X15 has protein sequence MESLPKNEVMTEELSVQLVADDKQEQPMEMEDQGEGEGEGSERISLFDRSQNEIMKLIFAVNYRVPDEGHASFDVHAIFSTSQKIIKDSAAKIIHSIIEQGSGFNDVEKPKASSSLYTLINSFGCKMSCKSPGDETAFESRTEEILTRLSSYPCEVQVVLALAVFALEYEECSSQLSKKSTTLKRQDAVVELNNLVNQALQVIEHILELEKLISGDRDREPKLARVVMDTPFNAYWSIITLVACATELSLLTGDEDIELYDLSHFSQKMGFILNKLEGQLAVCQQEKEESKAKEKFLERIRTAPPEITEVFQGLVLFDHKAYPKPPIISVDPTNKKVFNINVLEGKWVLFYISSLDNVSDQDISCLKEVYERIEKHNKCVIVWIPVVEDWTEGGEEQFKEWRSKMPWYAVQYFSPPAIGYLEQRWNFKGNPMVVVMNQKGRVVLTGNIINLIRTQATEAITTRHSFCTNHARYGTTAAAVEVLKSLTCPQQSTNTDATPVLLNGSNEQVNIDIELKWKGLFLLLSDVGIEDCYTSYLKPVYEGIRKYPSNRIVWVPVVEQWNQDKEKQLEMSRLKMPWYTLKWVSTKAAIEYMKKEWKYKGKPAVVVMTREGMVKNKNAFPMIKDRGMDAFPFFE, from the exons ATGGAAAGTCTACCAAAAAATGAGGTCATGACCGAGGAGTTGTCTGTCCAACTAGTAGCCGATGATAAGCAAGAGCAACCCATGGAGATGGAGGATCAGGGTGAGGGTGAGGGTGAGG GTAGTGAACGGATCAGCCTTTTCGACAGGTCTCAAAACGAAATCATGAAGCTCATTTTTGCAGTTAATTACCGTGTTCCTGATGAGGGCCATGCCAGCTTTGATGTTCATGCTATTTTCTCGACTAGTCAGAAAATCATTAAGGATTCGGCGGCCAAGATCATTCACAGTATCATTGAGCAG GGCAGCGGATTTAATGATGTTGAAAAACCCAAGGCCAGCTCCAGCTTGTACACTCTCATTAACTCCTTTGGCTGCAAG ATGTCGTGTAAGAGTCCAGGTGATGAAACTGCCTTTGAATCACGTACGGAAGAAATACTTACAAGACTATCAAGTTATCCATGTGAAGTACAGGTAGTATTGGCCCTGGCGGTTTTTGCTTTGGAATATGAAGAATGTTCCAGCCAACTTTCCAAGAAATCGACAACACTGAAACGCCAAGATGCAGTAGTTGAGCTTAACAATCTGGTCAACCAAGCGTTACAAGTGATTGAGCACATCCTTGAGTTGGAGAAACTAATTTCTGGTGATCGAGACAGGGAACCAAAATTGGCGAGGGTAGTTATGGATACCCCATTTAATGCCTACTGGTCAATCATAACTCTTGTAGCTTGCGCAACTGAGCTCTCTCTTCTTACCGGTGATGA GGACATTGAGTTATATGATCTATCccatttttctcaaaaaatgggCTTCATCCTCAACAAGCTTGAGGGACAGCTTGCAGTCTGCCAACAAGAAAAAG AGGAGTCAAAGGCCAAGGAAAAGTTTTTGGAACGTATACGCACTGCCCCTCCTGAAATTACCGAGGTTTTCCAAGGGCTGGTTCTTTTCGATCATAAAGCGTATCCGAAGCCTCCCATCATCAGTGTTGATCCCACTAACAAGAAG GTTTTTAACATCAATGTGCTAGAGGGGAAGTGGGTGTTATTTTACATTTCAAGCCTGGACAATGTTTCTGATCAAGATATTTCATGCCTCAAAGAAGTGTATGAGAGAATCGAAAAGCATAACAAGTGTGTGATTGTGTGGATCCCTGTTGTTGAGGACTGGACTGAAGGAGGAGAAGAGCAGTTTAAGGAATGGAGGTCTAAGATGCCATGGTACGCGGTGCAATATTTTTCGCCCCCAGCCATTGGGTACCTTGAGCAGCGGTGGAACTTCAAAGGTAACCctatggtggtggtgatgaaCCAGAAAGGAAGGGTGGTACTAACCGGCAACATAATCAACTTGATTCGGACGCAAGCAACGGAGGCAATCACAACTCGGCATTCATTTT GTACGAACCATGCCAggtatggaacgactgctgcaGCTGTAGAGGTGTTGAAGAGTTTAACTTGTCCTCAGCAATCCACTAATACTGATGCGACACCTGTCCTTCTTAATGGTTCTAACGAGCAG GTTAATATCGACATTGAGCTGAAGTGGAAGGGTCTGTTTTTGTTACTCTCCGACGTAGGCATTGAAGATTGTTACACTTCATATCTCAAACCAGTGTATGAGGGAATAAGAAAATACCCATCGAATCGGATTGTCTGGGTTCCCGTTGTGGAGCAGTGGAaccaagacaaagaaaaacaacttGAGATGTCGAGGTTGAAGATGCCGTGGTACACATTGAAGTGGGTTTCAACCAAAGCAGCCATCGAGTACATGAAAAAGGAGTGGAAATACAAGGGTAAGCCTGCGGTGGTGGTGATGACCCGTGAAGGTatggtgaaaaataaaaatgcttTCCCCATGATTAAGGACCGTGGAATGGACGCCTTTCCTTTCTTTGAATGA
- the LOC126632394 gene encoding uncharacterized protein LOC126632394 isoform X2 → MESLPKNEVMTEELSVQLVADDKQEQPMEMEDQGEGEGEGEGEGEDERMSVRWWMRMMLGMDEDKSEGEGEGSERISLFDRSQNEIMNSDQGVGEDDGDGDGEGEGSERISLFDRSQNEIMKLIFAVNYRVPDEGHASFDVHAIFSTSQKIIKDSAAKIIHSIIEQGSGFNDVEKPKASSSLYTLINSFGCKMSCKSPGDETAFESRTEEILTRLSSYPCEVQVVLALAVFALEYEECSSQLSKKSTTLKRQDAVVELNNLVNQALQVIEHILELEKLISGDRDREPKLARVVMDTPFNAYWSIITLVACATELSLLTGDEDIELYDLSHFSQKMGFILNKLEGQLAVCQQEKEESKAKEKFLERIRTAPPEITEVFQGLVLFDHKAYPKPPIISVDPTNKKVFNINVLEGKWVLFYISSLDNVSDQDISCLKEVYERIEKHNKCVIVWIPVVEDWTEGGEEQFKEWRSKMPWYAVQYFSPPAIGYLEQRWNFKGNPMVVVMNQKGRVVLTGNIINLIRTQATEAITTRHSFCTNHARYGTTAAAVEVLKSLTCPQQSTNTDATPVLLNGSNEQVNIDIELKWKGLFLLLSDVGIEDCYTSYLKPVYEGIRKYPSNRIVWVPVVEQWNQDKEKQLEMSRLKMPWYTLKWVSTKAAIEYMKKEWKYKGKPAVVVMTREGMVKNKNAFPMIKDRGMDAFPFFE, encoded by the exons ATGGAAAGTCTACCAAAAAATGAGGTCATGACCGAGGAGTTGTCTGTCCAACTAGTAGCCGATGATAAGCAAGAGCAACCCATGGAGATGGAGGATCAGGGTGAGGGTGAGGGTGAGGGTGAGGGTGAGGGTGAGGATGAGAGGATGAGTGTGAGGTGGTGGATGAGGATGATGTTGGGGATGGATGAGGATAAGAGTGAAGGTGAAG GTGAAGGTAGTGAACGGATCAGCCTTTTCGACAGGTCTCAAAACGAAATCATGAATAGTGATCAGGGTGTGGGTGAGGATGACGGTGACGGTGACGGTGAGGGTGAGG GTAGTGAACGGATCAGCCTTTTCGACAGGTCTCAAAACGAAATCATGAAGCTCATTTTTGCAGTTAATTACCGTGTTCCTGATGAGGGCCATGCCAGCTTTGATGTTCATGCTATTTTCTCGACTAGTCAGAAAATCATTAAGGATTCGGCGGCCAAGATCATTCACAGTATCATTGAGCAG GGCAGCGGATTTAATGATGTTGAAAAACCCAAGGCCAGCTCCAGCTTGTACACTCTCATTAACTCCTTTGGCTGCAAG ATGTCGTGTAAGAGTCCAGGTGATGAAACTGCCTTTGAATCACGTACGGAAGAAATACTTACAAGACTATCAAGTTATCCATGTGAAGTACAGGTAGTATTGGCCCTGGCGGTTTTTGCTTTGGAATATGAAGAATGTTCCAGCCAACTTTCCAAGAAATCGACAACACTGAAACGCCAAGATGCAGTAGTTGAGCTTAACAATCTGGTCAACCAAGCGTTACAAGTGATTGAGCACATCCTTGAGTTGGAGAAACTAATTTCTGGTGATCGAGACAGGGAACCAAAATTGGCGAGGGTAGTTATGGATACCCCATTTAATGCCTACTGGTCAATCATAACTCTTGTAGCTTGCGCAACTGAGCTCTCTCTTCTTACCGGTGATGA GGACATTGAGTTATATGATCTATCccatttttctcaaaaaatgggCTTCATCCTCAACAAGCTTGAGGGACAGCTTGCAGTCTGCCAACAAGAAAAAG AGGAGTCAAAGGCCAAGGAAAAGTTTTTGGAACGTATACGCACTGCCCCTCCTGAAATTACCGAGGTTTTCCAAGGGCTGGTTCTTTTCGATCATAAAGCGTATCCGAAGCCTCCCATCATCAGTGTTGATCCCACTAACAAGAAG GTTTTTAACATCAATGTGCTAGAGGGGAAGTGGGTGTTATTTTACATTTCAAGCCTGGACAATGTTTCTGATCAAGATATTTCATGCCTCAAAGAAGTGTATGAGAGAATCGAAAAGCATAACAAGTGTGTGATTGTGTGGATCCCTGTTGTTGAGGACTGGACTGAAGGAGGAGAAGAGCAGTTTAAGGAATGGAGGTCTAAGATGCCATGGTACGCGGTGCAATATTTTTCGCCCCCAGCCATTGGGTACCTTGAGCAGCGGTGGAACTTCAAAGGTAACCctatggtggtggtgatgaaCCAGAAAGGAAGGGTGGTACTAACCGGCAACATAATCAACTTGATTCGGACGCAAGCAACGGAGGCAATCACAACTCGGCATTCATTTT GTACGAACCATGCCAggtatggaacgactgctgcaGCTGTAGAGGTGTTGAAGAGTTTAACTTGTCCTCAGCAATCCACTAATACTGATGCGACACCTGTCCTTCTTAATGGTTCTAACGAGCAG GTTAATATCGACATTGAGCTGAAGTGGAAGGGTCTGTTTTTGTTACTCTCCGACGTAGGCATTGAAGATTGTTACACTTCATATCTCAAACCAGTGTATGAGGGAATAAGAAAATACCCATCGAATCGGATTGTCTGGGTTCCCGTTGTGGAGCAGTGGAaccaagacaaagaaaaacaacttGAGATGTCGAGGTTGAAGATGCCGTGGTACACATTGAAGTGGGTTTCAACCAAAGCAGCCATCGAGTACATGAAAAAGGAGTGGAAATACAAGGGTAAGCCTGCGGTGGTGGTGATGACCCGTGAAGGTatggtgaaaaataaaaatgcttTCCCCATGATTAAGGACCGTGGAATGGACGCCTTTCCTTTCTTTGAATGA
- the LOC126632394 gene encoding uncharacterized protein LOC126632394 isoform X10: MESLPKNEVMTEELSVQLVADDKQEQPMEMEDQGEGEGEGEGSERISLFDRSQNEIMNSDQGVGEDDGDGDGEGEGEGSERISLFDRSQNEIMKLIFAVNYRVPDEGHASFDVHAIFSTSQKIIKDSAAKIIHSIIEQGSGFNDVEKPKASSSLYTLINSFGCKMSCKSPGDETAFESRTEEILTRLSSYPCEVQVVLALAVFALEYEECSSQLSKKSTTLKRQDAVVELNNLVNQALQVIEHILELEKLISGDRDREPKLARVVMDTPFNAYWSIITLVACATELSLLTGDEDIELYDLSHFSQKMGFILNKLEGQLAVCQQEKEESKAKEKFLERIRTAPPEITEVFQGLVLFDHKAYPKPPIISVDPTNKKVFNINVLEGKWVLFYISSLDNVSDQDISCLKEVYERIEKHNKCVIVWIPVVEDWTEGGEEQFKEWRSKMPWYAVQYFSPPAIGYLEQRWNFKGNPMVVVMNQKGRVVLTGNIINLIRTQATEAITTRHSFCTNHARYGTTAAAVEVLKSLTCPQQSTNTDATPVLLNGSNEQVNIDIELKWKGLFLLLSDVGIEDCYTSYLKPVYEGIRKYPSNRIVWVPVVEQWNQDKEKQLEMSRLKMPWYTLKWVSTKAAIEYMKKEWKYKGKPAVVVMTREGMVKNKNAFPMIKDRGMDAFPFFE, encoded by the exons ATGGAAAGTCTACCAAAAAATGAGGTCATGACCGAGGAGTTGTCTGTCCAACTAGTAGCCGATGATAAGCAAGAGCAACCCATGGAGATGGAGGATCAGGGTGAGGGTGAGGGTGAGG GTGAAGGTAGTGAACGGATCAGCCTTTTCGACAGGTCTCAAAACGAAATCATGAATAGTGATCAGGGTGTGGGTGAGGATGACGGTGACGGTGACGGTGAGGGTGAGGGTGAAG GTAGTGAACGGATCAGCCTTTTCGACAGGTCTCAAAACGAAATCATGAAGCTCATTTTTGCAGTTAATTACCGTGTTCCTGATGAGGGCCATGCCAGCTTTGATGTTCATGCTATTTTCTCGACTAGTCAGAAAATCATTAAGGATTCGGCGGCCAAGATCATTCACAGTATCATTGAGCAG GGCAGCGGATTTAATGATGTTGAAAAACCCAAGGCCAGCTCCAGCTTGTACACTCTCATTAACTCCTTTGGCTGCAAG ATGTCGTGTAAGAGTCCAGGTGATGAAACTGCCTTTGAATCACGTACGGAAGAAATACTTACAAGACTATCAAGTTATCCATGTGAAGTACAGGTAGTATTGGCCCTGGCGGTTTTTGCTTTGGAATATGAAGAATGTTCCAGCCAACTTTCCAAGAAATCGACAACACTGAAACGCCAAGATGCAGTAGTTGAGCTTAACAATCTGGTCAACCAAGCGTTACAAGTGATTGAGCACATCCTTGAGTTGGAGAAACTAATTTCTGGTGATCGAGACAGGGAACCAAAATTGGCGAGGGTAGTTATGGATACCCCATTTAATGCCTACTGGTCAATCATAACTCTTGTAGCTTGCGCAACTGAGCTCTCTCTTCTTACCGGTGATGA GGACATTGAGTTATATGATCTATCccatttttctcaaaaaatgggCTTCATCCTCAACAAGCTTGAGGGACAGCTTGCAGTCTGCCAACAAGAAAAAG AGGAGTCAAAGGCCAAGGAAAAGTTTTTGGAACGTATACGCACTGCCCCTCCTGAAATTACCGAGGTTTTCCAAGGGCTGGTTCTTTTCGATCATAAAGCGTATCCGAAGCCTCCCATCATCAGTGTTGATCCCACTAACAAGAAG GTTTTTAACATCAATGTGCTAGAGGGGAAGTGGGTGTTATTTTACATTTCAAGCCTGGACAATGTTTCTGATCAAGATATTTCATGCCTCAAAGAAGTGTATGAGAGAATCGAAAAGCATAACAAGTGTGTGATTGTGTGGATCCCTGTTGTTGAGGACTGGACTGAAGGAGGAGAAGAGCAGTTTAAGGAATGGAGGTCTAAGATGCCATGGTACGCGGTGCAATATTTTTCGCCCCCAGCCATTGGGTACCTTGAGCAGCGGTGGAACTTCAAAGGTAACCctatggtggtggtgatgaaCCAGAAAGGAAGGGTGGTACTAACCGGCAACATAATCAACTTGATTCGGACGCAAGCAACGGAGGCAATCACAACTCGGCATTCATTTT GTACGAACCATGCCAggtatggaacgactgctgcaGCTGTAGAGGTGTTGAAGAGTTTAACTTGTCCTCAGCAATCCACTAATACTGATGCGACACCTGTCCTTCTTAATGGTTCTAACGAGCAG GTTAATATCGACATTGAGCTGAAGTGGAAGGGTCTGTTTTTGTTACTCTCCGACGTAGGCATTGAAGATTGTTACACTTCATATCTCAAACCAGTGTATGAGGGAATAAGAAAATACCCATCGAATCGGATTGTCTGGGTTCCCGTTGTGGAGCAGTGGAaccaagacaaagaaaaacaacttGAGATGTCGAGGTTGAAGATGCCGTGGTACACATTGAAGTGGGTTTCAACCAAAGCAGCCATCGAGTACATGAAAAAGGAGTGGAAATACAAGGGTAAGCCTGCGGTGGTGGTGATGACCCGTGAAGGTatggtgaaaaataaaaatgcttTCCCCATGATTAAGGACCGTGGAATGGACGCCTTTCCTTTCTTTGAATGA
- the LOC126632394 gene encoding uncharacterized protein LOC126632394 isoform X1 gives MESLPKNEVMTEELSVQLVADDKQEQPMEMEDQGEGEGEGEGEGEDERMSVRWWMRMMLGMDEDKSEGEGEGSERISLFDRSQNEIMNSDQGVGEDDGDGDGEGEGEGSERISLFDRSQNEIMKLIFAVNYRVPDEGHASFDVHAIFSTSQKIIKDSAAKIIHSIIEQGSGFNDVEKPKASSSLYTLINSFGCKMSCKSPGDETAFESRTEEILTRLSSYPCEVQVVLALAVFALEYEECSSQLSKKSTTLKRQDAVVELNNLVNQALQVIEHILELEKLISGDRDREPKLARVVMDTPFNAYWSIITLVACATELSLLTGDEDIELYDLSHFSQKMGFILNKLEGQLAVCQQEKEESKAKEKFLERIRTAPPEITEVFQGLVLFDHKAYPKPPIISVDPTNKKVFNINVLEGKWVLFYISSLDNVSDQDISCLKEVYERIEKHNKCVIVWIPVVEDWTEGGEEQFKEWRSKMPWYAVQYFSPPAIGYLEQRWNFKGNPMVVVMNQKGRVVLTGNIINLIRTQATEAITTRHSFCTNHARYGTTAAAVEVLKSLTCPQQSTNTDATPVLLNGSNEQVNIDIELKWKGLFLLLSDVGIEDCYTSYLKPVYEGIRKYPSNRIVWVPVVEQWNQDKEKQLEMSRLKMPWYTLKWVSTKAAIEYMKKEWKYKGKPAVVVMTREGMVKNKNAFPMIKDRGMDAFPFFE, from the exons ATGGAAAGTCTACCAAAAAATGAGGTCATGACCGAGGAGTTGTCTGTCCAACTAGTAGCCGATGATAAGCAAGAGCAACCCATGGAGATGGAGGATCAGGGTGAGGGTGAGGGTGAGGGTGAGGGTGAGGGTGAGGATGAGAGGATGAGTGTGAGGTGGTGGATGAGGATGATGTTGGGGATGGATGAGGATAAGAGTGAAGGTGAAG GTGAAGGTAGTGAACGGATCAGCCTTTTCGACAGGTCTCAAAACGAAATCATGAATAGTGATCAGGGTGTGGGTGAGGATGACGGTGACGGTGACGGTGAGGGTGAGGGTGAAG GTAGTGAACGGATCAGCCTTTTCGACAGGTCTCAAAACGAAATCATGAAGCTCATTTTTGCAGTTAATTACCGTGTTCCTGATGAGGGCCATGCCAGCTTTGATGTTCATGCTATTTTCTCGACTAGTCAGAAAATCATTAAGGATTCGGCGGCCAAGATCATTCACAGTATCATTGAGCAG GGCAGCGGATTTAATGATGTTGAAAAACCCAAGGCCAGCTCCAGCTTGTACACTCTCATTAACTCCTTTGGCTGCAAG ATGTCGTGTAAGAGTCCAGGTGATGAAACTGCCTTTGAATCACGTACGGAAGAAATACTTACAAGACTATCAAGTTATCCATGTGAAGTACAGGTAGTATTGGCCCTGGCGGTTTTTGCTTTGGAATATGAAGAATGTTCCAGCCAACTTTCCAAGAAATCGACAACACTGAAACGCCAAGATGCAGTAGTTGAGCTTAACAATCTGGTCAACCAAGCGTTACAAGTGATTGAGCACATCCTTGAGTTGGAGAAACTAATTTCTGGTGATCGAGACAGGGAACCAAAATTGGCGAGGGTAGTTATGGATACCCCATTTAATGCCTACTGGTCAATCATAACTCTTGTAGCTTGCGCAACTGAGCTCTCTCTTCTTACCGGTGATGA GGACATTGAGTTATATGATCTATCccatttttctcaaaaaatgggCTTCATCCTCAACAAGCTTGAGGGACAGCTTGCAGTCTGCCAACAAGAAAAAG AGGAGTCAAAGGCCAAGGAAAAGTTTTTGGAACGTATACGCACTGCCCCTCCTGAAATTACCGAGGTTTTCCAAGGGCTGGTTCTTTTCGATCATAAAGCGTATCCGAAGCCTCCCATCATCAGTGTTGATCCCACTAACAAGAAG GTTTTTAACATCAATGTGCTAGAGGGGAAGTGGGTGTTATTTTACATTTCAAGCCTGGACAATGTTTCTGATCAAGATATTTCATGCCTCAAAGAAGTGTATGAGAGAATCGAAAAGCATAACAAGTGTGTGATTGTGTGGATCCCTGTTGTTGAGGACTGGACTGAAGGAGGAGAAGAGCAGTTTAAGGAATGGAGGTCTAAGATGCCATGGTACGCGGTGCAATATTTTTCGCCCCCAGCCATTGGGTACCTTGAGCAGCGGTGGAACTTCAAAGGTAACCctatggtggtggtgatgaaCCAGAAAGGAAGGGTGGTACTAACCGGCAACATAATCAACTTGATTCGGACGCAAGCAACGGAGGCAATCACAACTCGGCATTCATTTT GTACGAACCATGCCAggtatggaacgactgctgcaGCTGTAGAGGTGTTGAAGAGTTTAACTTGTCCTCAGCAATCCACTAATACTGATGCGACACCTGTCCTTCTTAATGGTTCTAACGAGCAG GTTAATATCGACATTGAGCTGAAGTGGAAGGGTCTGTTTTTGTTACTCTCCGACGTAGGCATTGAAGATTGTTACACTTCATATCTCAAACCAGTGTATGAGGGAATAAGAAAATACCCATCGAATCGGATTGTCTGGGTTCCCGTTGTGGAGCAGTGGAaccaagacaaagaaaaacaacttGAGATGTCGAGGTTGAAGATGCCGTGGTACACATTGAAGTGGGTTTCAACCAAAGCAGCCATCGAGTACATGAAAAAGGAGTGGAAATACAAGGGTAAGCCTGCGGTGGTGGTGATGACCCGTGAAGGTatggtgaaaaataaaaatgcttTCCCCATGATTAAGGACCGTGGAATGGACGCCTTTCCTTTCTTTGAATGA
- the LOC126632394 gene encoding uncharacterized protein LOC126632394 isoform X11 yields the protein MESLPKNEVMTEELSVQLVADDKQEQPMEMEDQGEGEGEGEGEGEDERMSVRWWMRMMLGMDADESEGEGSERISLFDRSQNEIMKLIFAVNYRVPDEGHASFDVHAIFSTSQKIIKDSAAKIIHSIIEQGSGFNDVEKPKASSSLYTLINSFGCKMSCKSPGDETAFESRTEEILTRLSSYPCEVQVVLALAVFALEYEECSSQLSKKSTTLKRQDAVVELNNLVNQALQVIEHILELEKLISGDRDREPKLARVVMDTPFNAYWSIITLVACATELSLLTGDEDIELYDLSHFSQKMGFILNKLEGQLAVCQQEKEESKAKEKFLERIRTAPPEITEVFQGLVLFDHKAYPKPPIISVDPTNKKVFNINVLEGKWVLFYISSLDNVSDQDISCLKEVYERIEKHNKCVIVWIPVVEDWTEGGEEQFKEWRSKMPWYAVQYFSPPAIGYLEQRWNFKGNPMVVVMNQKGRVVLTGNIINLIRTQATEAITTRHSFCTNHARYGTTAAAVEVLKSLTCPQQSTNTDATPVLLNGSNEQVNIDIELKWKGLFLLLSDVGIEDCYTSYLKPVYEGIRKYPSNRIVWVPVVEQWNQDKEKQLEMSRLKMPWYTLKWVSTKAAIEYMKKEWKYKGKPAVVVMTREGMVKNKNAFPMIKDRGMDAFPFFE from the exons ATGGAAAGTCTACCAAAAAATGAGGTCATGACCGAGGAGTTGTCTGTCCAACTAGTAGCCGATGATAAGCAAGAGCAACCCATGGAGATGGAGGATCAGGGTGAGGGTGAGGGTGAGGGTGAGGGTGAGGGTGAGGATGAGAGGATGAGTGTGAG GTGGTGGATGAGGATGATGTTGGGGATGGATGCGGATGAGAGTGAAGGTGAAG GTAGTGAACGGATCAGCCTTTTCGACAGGTCTCAAAACGAAATCATGAAGCTCATTTTTGCAGTTAATTACCGTGTTCCTGATGAGGGCCATGCCAGCTTTGATGTTCATGCTATTTTCTCGACTAGTCAGAAAATCATTAAGGATTCGGCGGCCAAGATCATTCACAGTATCATTGAGCAG GGCAGCGGATTTAATGATGTTGAAAAACCCAAGGCCAGCTCCAGCTTGTACACTCTCATTAACTCCTTTGGCTGCAAG ATGTCGTGTAAGAGTCCAGGTGATGAAACTGCCTTTGAATCACGTACGGAAGAAATACTTACAAGACTATCAAGTTATCCATGTGAAGTACAGGTAGTATTGGCCCTGGCGGTTTTTGCTTTGGAATATGAAGAATGTTCCAGCCAACTTTCCAAGAAATCGACAACACTGAAACGCCAAGATGCAGTAGTTGAGCTTAACAATCTGGTCAACCAAGCGTTACAAGTGATTGAGCACATCCTTGAGTTGGAGAAACTAATTTCTGGTGATCGAGACAGGGAACCAAAATTGGCGAGGGTAGTTATGGATACCCCATTTAATGCCTACTGGTCAATCATAACTCTTGTAGCTTGCGCAACTGAGCTCTCTCTTCTTACCGGTGATGA GGACATTGAGTTATATGATCTATCccatttttctcaaaaaatgggCTTCATCCTCAACAAGCTTGAGGGACAGCTTGCAGTCTGCCAACAAGAAAAAG AGGAGTCAAAGGCCAAGGAAAAGTTTTTGGAACGTATACGCACTGCCCCTCCTGAAATTACCGAGGTTTTCCAAGGGCTGGTTCTTTTCGATCATAAAGCGTATCCGAAGCCTCCCATCATCAGTGTTGATCCCACTAACAAGAAG GTTTTTAACATCAATGTGCTAGAGGGGAAGTGGGTGTTATTTTACATTTCAAGCCTGGACAATGTTTCTGATCAAGATATTTCATGCCTCAAAGAAGTGTATGAGAGAATCGAAAAGCATAACAAGTGTGTGATTGTGTGGATCCCTGTTGTTGAGGACTGGACTGAAGGAGGAGAAGAGCAGTTTAAGGAATGGAGGTCTAAGATGCCATGGTACGCGGTGCAATATTTTTCGCCCCCAGCCATTGGGTACCTTGAGCAGCGGTGGAACTTCAAAGGTAACCctatggtggtggtgatgaaCCAGAAAGGAAGGGTGGTACTAACCGGCAACATAATCAACTTGATTCGGACGCAAGCAACGGAGGCAATCACAACTCGGCATTCATTTT GTACGAACCATGCCAggtatggaacgactgctgcaGCTGTAGAGGTGTTGAAGAGTTTAACTTGTCCTCAGCAATCCACTAATACTGATGCGACACCTGTCCTTCTTAATGGTTCTAACGAGCAG GTTAATATCGACATTGAGCTGAAGTGGAAGGGTCTGTTTTTGTTACTCTCCGACGTAGGCATTGAAGATTGTTACACTTCATATCTCAAACCAGTGTATGAGGGAATAAGAAAATACCCATCGAATCGGATTGTCTGGGTTCCCGTTGTGGAGCAGTGGAaccaagacaaagaaaaacaacttGAGATGTCGAGGTTGAAGATGCCGTGGTACACATTGAAGTGGGTTTCAACCAAAGCAGCCATCGAGTACATGAAAAAGGAGTGGAAATACAAGGGTAAGCCTGCGGTGGTGGTGATGACCCGTGAAGGTatggtgaaaaataaaaatgcttTCCCCATGATTAAGGACCGTGGAATGGACGCCTTTCCTTTCTTTGAATGA